In one window of Chitinivorax sp. B DNA:
- a CDS encoding J domain-containing protein, protein MTAWQILGIDPTPDVREIKRAYAKRLKITRPEDDPQGFQQLRDAYDWAQQWAMRPQETPAANDAVSLEDVVDTPPPEGPRAHPWQRQLISAIDDEPTHGIAVLQAALVDVGDAGRDVLEDMLVGLCLKAKSLSLGFMVHVADTFHWFDPAHRHAEELAALLAGMRHAQTAGVAQAAVTAISEATTQGEQAMRLLFQRALGNEALESLDSRALFEIYLMQWLASDKPPSDDFALFVGETLEWQHRNLHLRDADQEAWQRLAWRLDMALERRRLYAIARQKETSLKPEWVKPLSIAANAFLAPFNRLKLQWQALDLRNQMAGAYLVENWQRTHPVLLDEFDSRTVAFYRQDQPHLGQEPIKPIITIAIVAALFAMLSTLGDSSSHGPQLTTFLIHMLGIFVGGLAVYTIVPWFWRRFAAPFDERLTRRMLKSDPLAFERGFRVLAQSIRACVFAIPIALAIMLMMAVADVKLHVGWMALGGWVISLGTLYWRIRTGKAAEDGDKPSWWSQNWWWVIWVSFAMLRALSNNMG, encoded by the coding sequence ATGACTGCTTGGCAAATTCTCGGAATTGACCCTACTCCAGACGTACGTGAAATCAAACGGGCCTATGCAAAACGCCTCAAGATCACCCGGCCTGAAGACGATCCACAAGGCTTTCAGCAACTGCGAGATGCTTATGATTGGGCACAGCAGTGGGCCATGCGGCCCCAGGAAACCCCTGCTGCCAATGATGCAGTATCGCTGGAAGATGTCGTCGATACCCCACCACCAGAAGGCCCCCGTGCCCATCCGTGGCAGCGGCAACTGATCAGTGCAATCGATGATGAACCAACCCACGGTATAGCAGTGCTGCAAGCGGCATTGGTCGATGTTGGTGATGCCGGCCGCGATGTACTGGAAGACATGCTTGTCGGGTTGTGCCTCAAAGCCAAGTCACTGTCGCTTGGATTCATGGTGCACGTTGCCGATACCTTTCACTGGTTCGATCCCGCTCACCGCCATGCTGAGGAATTGGCAGCATTGCTGGCCGGCATGCGGCATGCACAAACCGCAGGCGTCGCGCAGGCTGCCGTCACTGCCATCAGCGAAGCCACCACGCAAGGTGAACAGGCAATGCGCCTGCTGTTCCAACGTGCGTTGGGTAACGAAGCTCTGGAATCACTGGATAGCCGCGCCCTGTTCGAAATTTATCTGATGCAATGGTTGGCATCTGACAAACCGCCTTCAGATGACTTTGCGCTGTTTGTTGGCGAAACACTGGAGTGGCAGCACCGCAACCTACATCTGCGTGATGCCGATCAGGAAGCCTGGCAAAGACTGGCATGGCGCCTGGATATGGCCCTGGAACGACGCAGGCTGTATGCAATCGCCCGTCAAAAAGAGACCAGTCTGAAACCGGAATGGGTCAAACCGCTCAGTATCGCGGCCAATGCATTTCTTGCCCCCTTCAATCGGCTGAAATTGCAATGGCAGGCATTAGACCTGAGGAATCAGATGGCTGGTGCTTATCTGGTGGAAAACTGGCAACGCACCCATCCGGTGTTACTGGATGAATTCGACAGCCGTACAGTTGCATTCTATCGGCAAGATCAACCCCACCTGGGTCAGGAGCCGATCAAACCTATCATTACCATCGCCATTGTTGCCGCCTTGTTTGCCATGCTTAGCACACTGGGCGATTCAAGTAGTCACGGTCCACAACTGACAACCTTTCTGATCCATATGCTGGGCATCTTCGTCGGCGGTTTGGCGGTGTATACCATCGTTCCGTGGTTCTGGCGTCGGTTTGCCGCCCCGTTTGATGAGCGACTGACCCGGCGCATGCTGAAATCGGACCCACTGGCCTTCGAACGTGGCTTCCGAGTACTGGCGCAAAGCATCCGTGCCTGTGTCTTCGCCATCCCCATCGCCCTAGCCATCATGTTAATGATGGCTGTGGCGGATGTGAAACTACATGTCGGTTGGATGGCACTGGGTGGCTGGGTAATCTCACTGGGAACGCTCTATTGGCGCATCCGTACTGGCAAAGCGGCTGAGGACGGGGACAAGCCCTCATGGTGGAGCCAGAACTGGTGGTGGGTAATTTGGGTAAGCTTTGCCATGCTGCGTGCACTGAGCAACAATATGGGCTGA
- a CDS encoding J domain-containing protein, producing the protein MTPWHILGIEPTQDLREIKRAYAQLLKTTRPEDDPQGFQRLRDAFEQVQFEAQRVAFEAEAEPQPVDITAEHATGRGELCPHCGKVHEPLEDVPEHEKPIVEKLRPWIYELSDLNKDNKVDEATRRFKQMLADPYLTEPALHREMFEDGMLYLACDDRHIQDEFVHMLLEHYGWTQPGNWLAEKDPSTVDYLKVRMQEASALAKVEELFRLIEDEGEDIAITAFDEVIDDDILLNVDVKSLFEGELMVGLSEFEPLPIGFIHHISKHFDWERDHRHLQAYHPQAWRDLQRAVMKMSEPWWR; encoded by the coding sequence ATGACTCCCTGGCACATACTTGGCATTGAGCCCACCCAAGACCTGCGCGAAATCAAGCGCGCCTACGCCCAACTACTGAAGACCACCCGGCCAGAAGACGATCCGCAAGGCTTCCAACGCCTGCGTGATGCTTTTGAGCAAGTGCAGTTCGAAGCACAACGTGTCGCCTTTGAAGCTGAAGCTGAACCGCAACCGGTCGACATCACCGCTGAACACGCTACCGGACGTGGTGAACTCTGCCCACATTGTGGGAAAGTGCACGAGCCACTGGAAGACGTACCCGAACATGAAAAGCCGATTGTGGAAAAACTGCGGCCCTGGATCTATGAGTTATCCGACCTCAACAAGGACAACAAAGTCGATGAAGCCACCCGTCGCTTCAAACAGATGCTGGCCGACCCTTACCTGACTGAACCAGCCTTGCATCGTGAGATGTTCGAAGATGGCATGCTCTATCTGGCTTGCGATGACCGCCATATTCAAGATGAATTTGTCCATATGCTGCTAGAGCATTATGGCTGGACACAGCCTGGTAACTGGTTGGCAGAAAAAGATCCCAGTACTGTCGACTACCTGAAAGTCCGCATGCAGGAAGCCAGCGCTTTGGCAAAAGTGGAAGAATTGTTCCGATTGATCGAAGATGAAGGTGAAGACATCGCCATCACTGCCTTTGACGAAGTCATCGACGACGACATCTTGCTGAACGTGGATGTAAAGTCGCTGTTCGAGGGCGAGTTGATGGTGGGGCTGTCAGAATTCGAACCGTTGCCAATCGGCTTTATCCATCATATATCCAAGCATTTTGATTGGGAACGCGACCACCGTCACCTACAGGCTTACCATCCTCAAGCCTGGCGTGACCTGCAACGGGCGGTGATGAAAATGAGCGAACCCTGGTGGCGCTAA
- a CDS encoding PilZ domain-containing protein, translating to MGDKRVYARKTIRGSGSIADASGESWVPVTILDISQGGVGFHGRSNLIVGHVRMIRFTLPTDPPLEATATVRIAYCAPHPHLGGFRVGAEFKKLDSEKLEAIIHLVDHH from the coding sequence ATGGGCGACAAACGGGTGTATGCCCGCAAGACGATTCGCGGTAGCGGCAGTATTGCAGACGCCTCTGGCGAATCGTGGGTACCGGTCACCATTCTGGATATTTCCCAGGGTGGTGTGGGGTTTCATGGCCGTTCCAACCTGATTGTGGGGCATGTCCGGATGATTCGTTTTACCTTGCCAACTGATCCACCGCTGGAAGCAACAGCGACAGTGCGCATTGCCTATTGCGCACCTCACCCACACTTGGGCGGGTTTCGTGTTGGGGCGGAATTCAAGAAACTCGATAGTGAAAAGCTTGAAGCCATCATCCATCTGGTCGATCATCACTGA
- a CDS encoding alanine-zipper protein, with protein MPFHSVRQITLATFAVSALLTGCASNGEVNALKISVQRAQATADQALRTAANAEQAAHDAKRIAEQAALRIESAARKADSVSQTADDARRLALEANRKADQALSEAKAANAGVAEANEKIDRMFKKTMRK; from the coding sequence ATGCCTTTTCATTCCGTTCGACAGATCACCCTCGCCACCTTTGCAGTCAGTGCTTTGCTGACTGGTTGCGCCAGTAACGGTGAAGTGAATGCACTGAAGATCTCTGTCCAACGTGCCCAAGCCACTGCGGATCAGGCACTACGCACTGCCGCCAATGCAGAACAAGCCGCCCACGACGCAAAGCGAATTGCCGAACAGGCAGCATTGCGTATCGAGTCTGCCGCCCGCAAAGCCGACAGTGTGAGTCAGACTGCAGATGATGCCCGTAGACTGGCACTGGAAGCCAATCGTAAAGCTGATCAGGCGCTCAGTGAAGCTAAGGCAGCCAATGCAGGTGTGGCAGAAGCAAACGAGAAAATCGATCGGATGTTCAAGAAGACCATGAGAAAGTGA
- a CDS encoding L,D-transpeptidase, with the protein MIKPICWVWVVGLIMGNVQCADQVWVSVDTDTQTLTVLSAKGEERVRFGNISIGRGGPAMVHYRGDHTTPLGEFHIVAIYRGHRYDTFYALDYPRPIHAEQALAVGRITPATLTAIRRMVDQGRIPPSNTPLGGGIGIHGIGRGDLAIHQAFNWTNGCVALTNAQLREFDRYAAVGTRVVIR; encoded by the coding sequence ATGATCAAACCAATCTGTTGGGTATGGGTAGTCGGGCTGATAATGGGTAATGTCCAATGTGCCGACCAGGTTTGGGTCAGCGTTGATACGGATACTCAAACCTTGACTGTATTGTCAGCCAAAGGTGAGGAGCGCGTCCGGTTCGGCAATATTTCAATTGGCCGTGGTGGCCCGGCGATGGTGCATTATCGTGGTGATCACACCACTCCATTGGGCGAATTCCACATTGTCGCCATTTACCGTGGCCATCGTTACGATACCTTCTATGCATTGGATTACCCACGGCCTATTCATGCTGAGCAAGCCCTGGCTGTAGGTCGTATCACGCCAGCAACGCTAACGGCGATACGTCGCATGGTGGATCAGGGCCGAATACCACCAAGTAACACACCGCTTGGTGGCGGCATTGGCATCCATGGTATCGGCCGTGGTGATTTGGCGATACATCAGGCTTTCAACTGGACCAATGGCTGCGTGGCGTTGACCAATGCCCAGCTTCGTGAATTTGACCGATATGCCGCAGTCGGGACACGAGTCGTGATTCGTTAG